One genomic segment of Ipomoea triloba cultivar NCNSP0323 chromosome 9, ASM357664v1 includes these proteins:
- the LOC116029744 gene encoding agamous-like MADS-box protein AGL80 — MARKRVKLAFIVNQTQRRKSYKKRKMGVLKMLNELSILCGVEAGAVLYSSFEQGPVVCPSVEGMQQTIATFKNMPDFAQTRGMMNHDTFLDDRFLKLGTQLLNLKTVNRVTEMALVMFQILQGHQLNISLSSEDLNDLGWAINLYLAEIEKKVEAIMKNSSIPASAPTQGGPSTSTNP, encoded by the coding sequence ATGGCAAGAAAAAGAGTAAAATTGGCTTTTATTGTGAATCAAACCCAAAGAAGAAAGTCGTACAAGAAACGAAAGATGGGGGTGTTGAAGATGCTGAATGAGCTGAGCATCCTGTGCGGTGTTGAGGCAGGTGCAGTACTGTACAGCTCTTTTGAGCAAGGTCCGGTTGTATGCCCGAGTGTTGAAGGTATGCAACAGACCATTGCCACATTCAAGAACATGCCAGATTTTGCCCAAACTCGAGGAATGATGAACCACGACACCTTCCTTGATGACAGGTTTCTGAAATTAGGCACTCAGCTTCTCAATCTGAAGACAGTGAATAGAGTGACGGAGATGGCTTTAGTGATGTTTCAGATCTTACAAGGACATCAACTTAATATTTCTCTCAGTTCCGAAGACCTTAACGATTTGGGTTGGGCTATAAACCTATATTTGGCTGAAATTGAGAAGAAGGTCGAGGCAATTATGAAGAATTCCTCAATCCCAGCATCAGCTCCAACTCAGGGAGGGCCCAGCACCTCAACAAATCCTTAA